From Heliomicrobium modesticaldum Ice1, a single genomic window includes:
- a CDS encoding cytochrome c biogenesis CcdA family protein yields the protein MDSVSLTVAFLAGIASFLSPCVLPLVPAYVTYLTGSVVAELPQGEAAKPNNPFWRAIAFVLGFSVVFIALGATATVIGKWLVQYQGGLRVTAGAIIVLFGLHLSGLLPIPGLYREVRLGGKPKTGGWLGAFLLGMAFAAGWSPCVGPILSAIYIYAATGETLGQGLALLTAYSTGLAIPFLVTALSIARFDFWFRRMSRHLTKISMASGLIMVAVGILILTDRLGRMSAYLDFLPNF from the coding sequence TTGGACTCGGTTTCCTTGACAGTAGCGTTTCTCGCAGGAATCGCTTCCTTCTTATCGCCCTGCGTATTACCGCTCGTGCCGGCTTATGTGACGTACCTGACCGGCTCTGTCGTCGCGGAACTGCCTCAGGGCGAAGCGGCGAAACCGAACAATCCTTTTTGGCGCGCCATCGCCTTTGTCCTCGGCTTCTCTGTTGTCTTCATCGCCCTAGGAGCGACGGCTACGGTGATCGGAAAATGGTTGGTCCAATACCAAGGGGGCTTGCGCGTGACCGCTGGCGCGATCATCGTCCTTTTCGGCCTTCATCTAAGCGGGCTGTTGCCGATTCCCGGCCTCTATCGGGAGGTTCGCCTGGGAGGTAAGCCGAAGACAGGCGGATGGCTGGGTGCCTTTCTGTTGGGCATGGCTTTCGCCGCCGGGTGGTCGCCCTGTGTAGGGCCAATCCTGTCGGCCATCTACATCTACGCAGCTACTGGAGAGACACTGGGTCAGGGATTAGCGCTGCTGACCGCCTACTCGACGGGGTTGGCCATTCCTTTCCTGGTGACAGCCCTGTCGATCGCCAGGTTTGATTTCTGGTTTCGGCGCATGAGCCGCCATCTCACCAAGATCTCTATGGCCAGCGGCCTCATCATGGTGGCCGTCGGGATATTGATCCTGACGGACCGACTGGGCAGAATGAGCGCCTACCTGGATTTTCTTCCGAACTTCTGA
- a CDS encoding S8 family peptidase has protein sequence MRDIVTTRGAGLPQYGKTHLFPLTIHRIMDRVPGQVIDYGIQLMNAPRQWLRSKGENIRVAVLDTGIDRAHPDLKENIRGGYNFLDDNDNYADDHGHGTHVSGIIAGSDNGIGIVGVAPKTQLYALKVLDEKGEGGQEHVIAAINWAFDYGIHLLNLSFGSQKPNAKLRAIMEKANRAGLTFVAAAGNDASKAFTKDSIDYPGRWADLVLTVAAVDRSIKRASFSSQGPELFLAAPGVNILSTYPLNRYVRLSGTSMAAPHITGAVALMMAERRKRSGTLPNPADVRRFMMEHAVAIGDRKDYGYGFFRF, from the coding sequence ATGAGAGATATCGTCACAACCCGAGGCGCTGGACTGCCACAGTACGGGAAAACCCATCTCTTCCCTCTCACTATCCACCGAATCATGGATCGAGTGCCCGGACAGGTGATCGATTATGGCATTCAGCTGATGAACGCACCCCGACAATGGCTGCGTTCGAAAGGGGAAAACATTCGTGTCGCTGTCTTGGACACAGGTATCGATAGGGCGCACCCTGATTTGAAAGAGAATATCCGGGGAGGCTACAACTTTCTTGACGATAATGACAACTATGCCGATGATCATGGTCATGGCACTCATGTATCAGGGATCATCGCCGGCTCGGACAACGGCATCGGCATCGTCGGCGTCGCCCCGAAAACTCAACTGTACGCGCTCAAGGTGCTCGATGAAAAAGGAGAAGGCGGTCAGGAGCATGTCATCGCCGCTATCAATTGGGCGTTTGACTATGGTATTCATCTGCTCAACCTATCCTTCGGGAGCCAAAAGCCGAACGCCAAACTGCGCGCCATCATGGAAAAGGCCAATCGGGCAGGGCTCACTTTTGTAGCCGCTGCCGGGAACGATGCCTCTAAAGCGTTTACAAAGGACTCTATCGATTATCCGGGGCGCTGGGCCGATCTGGTGCTCACGGTAGCCGCCGTCGACCGCAGCATCAAACGGGCCTCCTTTTCCAGCCAAGGACCGGAATTGTTCCTGGCCGCTCCAGGTGTCAACATCCTAAGCACCTATCCCTTAAACCGCTATGTGCGCCTTTCCGGTACCAGTATGGCTGCGCCCCATATCACCGGCGCCGTCGCGTTGATGATGGCAGAAAGACGGAAGAGATCCGGCACCCTCCCCAATCCGGCTGACGTGCGCCGGTTCATGATGGAACATGCCGTTGCCATCGGAGACCGGAAGGATTATGGCTATGGTTTTTTCCGATTTTAG
- the corA gene encoding magnesium/cobalt transporter CorA translates to MIKTYIFDVQQDKVLHDINLDHLEQWLASPDNLIWIDLYDYDADEVNRVARVFDFHPLAIEDVLHASPRAKVDRYDRYFFFVFHALRYDEESDDELTLFELDVFLGKNYIVTLHRSALPAVGRVAYHCLRGTRLMNRGPDYLIYAIVDGIIDEYFPIVERLGDRIDELEDELYINPARETTDEMLALKRTLLLLRKTVLPQKRIFSNINGRYSFEVREDNRPYYLDLVDHIERISDTIDTYRDLVNSAMDTYFSIISNRTNEIMRVLTIISTISMPLTVVTGAFGMNVPIPAQDYPFMFYAIWLSMAALSAGMIYWFRRKNWI, encoded by the coding sequence ATGATCAAGACCTATATCTTCGATGTGCAGCAAGATAAGGTACTCCATGACATCAACCTAGATCATTTGGAGCAATGGCTCGCTTCCCCGGATAACCTGATCTGGATTGATCTCTATGATTATGACGCTGACGAGGTCAACCGGGTGGCCCGTGTCTTCGACTTTCACCCGCTGGCCATCGAAGACGTGCTCCATGCCAGCCCCCGCGCGAAGGTTGACCGGTATGACCGATACTTTTTCTTTGTCTTTCACGCCCTCCGCTACGACGAAGAAAGCGACGATGAGTTGACCCTCTTCGAATTGGATGTTTTTTTGGGCAAAAACTACATTGTCACGCTGCACCGTTCCGCATTGCCGGCCGTCGGTCGTGTGGCCTATCACTGCCTGCGGGGAACGCGGCTCATGAATCGTGGCCCCGATTATCTTATCTATGCCATCGTCGACGGCATCATCGATGAGTACTTTCCCATTGTGGAACGACTCGGTGACCGGATCGACGAACTTGAAGATGAGCTGTACATCAACCCGGCCCGCGAGACGACAGACGAGATGCTGGCGCTGAAGCGAACCTTGCTTCTCCTGCGCAAGACTGTGCTGCCCCAGAAGCGGATCTTTTCCAATATCAACGGCCGCTACTCTTTCGAAGTGCGCGAAGACAACCGCCCCTATTATCTCGATTTGGTGGACCATATCGAGCGGATCTCTGACACCATCGACACCTACCGCGACCTCGTCAATAGCGCTATGGACACCTATTTCTCGATTATCTCTAACCGAACGAACGAGATCATGCGGGTGCTGACGATCATCTCAACCATCTCCATGCCGCTGACGGTCGTCACGGGCGCCTTCGGGATGAACGTGCCCATCCCCGCCCAAGATTATCCCTTTATGTTCTACGCCATCTGGTTGAGCATGGCGGCGCTATCGGCAGGGATGATTTATTGGTTCCGGCGAAAGAATTGGATATGA
- a CDS encoding DUF2197 domain-containing protein, whose product MEARCMLCGKKDEIDKSHPKWSDFQGKTKITGYICLRCTAKINFEANESQKVPKPM is encoded by the coding sequence ATGGAAGCGCGCTGTATGCTCTGCGGAAAGAAGGACGAAATCGACAAAAGCCATCCCAAGTGGTCCGACTTTCAAGGAAAAACGAAAATTACCGGATACATATGCCTGCGCTGTACGGCCAAGATTAACTTTGAGGCCAATGAGTCGCAAAAGGTACCCAAACCGATGTAG
- the gap gene encoding type I glyceraldehyde-3-phosphate dehydrogenase, with the protein MAVKVGINGFGRIGRNVFRASVDRDDVEIVAVNVTSDPQTTAYLVKYDSVHGTFNADVKAAEDSIIVNGKPVRIVSDRDPARLPWGDLGVDIVIESTGKFNKGEEAAKHLVGGAKKVIITAPAKNEDVTIVMGVNDHIYDPERHHIISNASCTTNCLAPVAKVLHREFGIVEGLMTTVHAFTNDQRILDDAHKDLRRARALDLSIIPTTTGAAKAVSLVLPELEGRLNGFSLRVPVPNVSVVDLVVTLERPVDKETINEALRVAAKGDMEGILSVCDEPLVSNDFLGTHYSSIVDALSTMVTSGRMAKVVAWYDNEWGYSCRVLDLAAKVGKGL; encoded by the coding sequence TTGGCCGTAAAAGTGGGGATTAATGGCTTTGGCCGTATCGGGCGCAACGTTTTTCGGGCGTCCGTCGACCGCGATGATGTGGAGATCGTCGCCGTTAACGTCACCTCGGATCCGCAAACGACAGCCTACCTGGTGAAGTATGACTCCGTTCATGGCACTTTTAACGCCGATGTGAAAGCCGCAGAAGACAGCATCATCGTCAACGGCAAACCTGTCCGCATCGTGTCTGATCGCGACCCCGCTCGGCTGCCTTGGGGCGATCTGGGCGTTGATATTGTTATCGAGTCGACGGGGAAGTTCAATAAAGGGGAAGAAGCGGCCAAGCATCTCGTCGGCGGCGCCAAAAAGGTGATCATCACAGCTCCCGCCAAAAATGAAGATGTCACCATCGTGATGGGGGTCAATGACCATATTTACGACCCGGAACGGCATCATATCATTTCTAACGCCTCTTGCACGACCAATTGCCTGGCGCCCGTAGCCAAGGTGCTCCATCGCGAGTTCGGCATCGTAGAAGGCTTGATGACGACGGTTCACGCCTTTACCAACGACCAGCGCATCCTCGATGATGCCCATAAGGACCTGCGCCGCGCCCGCGCCCTCGATCTCTCTATCATTCCCACGACCACCGGGGCTGCCAAGGCCGTTTCTCTCGTCCTCCCCGAGCTGGAAGGCCGGTTGAACGGTTTTTCCTTGCGTGTGCCTGTTCCGAATGTCTCTGTCGTTGACCTCGTTGTCACCCTGGAACGCCCCGTCGATAAGGAGACGATCAACGAAGCGCTCCGCGTTGCGGCGAAAGGGGATATGGAAGGGATCCTCTCCGTCTGCGACGAGCCCCTCGTCTCCAACGATTTTCTGGGCACCCACTACTCGTCCATCGTCGACGCCTTGTCCACCATGGTCACGTCCGGCCGCATGGCCAAGGTCGTTGCTTGGTATGACAACGAATGGGGCTATTCCTGCCGCGTCCTTGATCTGGCAGCAAAAGTGGGGAAAGGACTATAA
- a CDS encoding methyl-accepting chemotaxis protein — MSNMTLLDHFVAISKHINEFLPQAASVTVCDRNLKVLSYTPAPDLNLRIRPGETLPSTTAAYVAITENRRVTRKVDKSVYGVDYMAVGWPIPGPGGEILGAVAFATPIHRQVALQAMAEELNASVQEINASAGIIAKSSQDLVQANTALNETSTEAKEKVAATDDVVNFIRKVANQTRLLGLNASIEAARAGELGLGFAVVAGEIQKLAQDSARSADQIAGTLSRIHQLILTVSKESEELNKITQAQVHMAENITQALDQISRMAERLTEMAQDLV, encoded by the coding sequence ATGAGCAACATGACTTTGCTGGATCATTTTGTAGCTATCAGCAAACACATCAATGAATTCCTGCCTCAAGCCGCTTCCGTTACCGTTTGTGACCGCAACCTAAAGGTTCTGTCCTATACCCCGGCGCCTGACCTCAATCTCCGCATCCGCCCCGGCGAAACGTTGCCTTCGACGACGGCAGCCTACGTTGCCATCACCGAAAACCGGCGCGTCACCCGCAAGGTAGATAAGTCTGTCTACGGCGTTGACTACATGGCTGTCGGTTGGCCGATCCCCGGTCCCGGCGGCGAGATCCTGGGCGCCGTGGCCTTCGCGACCCCCATTCACCGCCAAGTGGCTCTGCAAGCGATGGCGGAAGAATTAAACGCCTCTGTCCAGGAGATAAACGCCTCCGCCGGCATCATCGCCAAGTCTTCACAGGATCTGGTCCAAGCCAACACAGCGCTGAATGAGACATCGACAGAGGCGAAAGAAAAAGTTGCCGCCACTGACGATGTGGTCAACTTTATCCGCAAGGTGGCCAATCAAACGCGCCTGCTCGGATTGAACGCCTCCATAGAGGCCGCTCGGGCCGGCGAGTTAGGTCTTGGCTTTGCCGTCGTGGCCGGGGAAATCCAAAAGCTAGCCCAGGACAGCGCCCGTTCAGCCGATCAAATCGCGGGCACGCTGAGCCGCATCCATCAACTGATCCTGACCGTATCCAAAGAGAGCGAAGAACTGAACAAGATCACCCAGGCCCAGGTGCACATGGCGGAAAACATCACCCAGGCCCTGGATCAGATCAGCCGCATGGCGGAACGACTTACGGAAATGGCGCAAGATCTGGTTTGA
- a CDS encoding putative amidoligase domain-containing protein, with amino-acid sequence MKIYIRHEANSSVLELTRRLSARGVNVTAGRQGPEEPVDWWIEWGAGRESHSAVAQRLFNVRAVASPATDFDTVEKVLQKNHLQALLGEDSSRWPFSAWPKEYLIYLWDSRVVAVQRKVLITQQLRDLLPNKSVAPAFHWVEQLTPWEEERMVSTAIRALHCLSIDFGRVHLGVNRSRGPIILGIDPAPVVRKRLAQAYAEAIATSVREWQEKSSVTIGSDPEFMLSLVPGRRMVPASRFFPRTGTVGCDNRRAFGASDDLPLAEVRPAPAENAVEALRQLRNVLNEANRLCPYANIAWVTGSEPYPGYPTGGHIHFGGLQPNSRLIRALDQYLALPLLYLENPETAARRRQFYGALGDFRVKPHGFEYRTPGSWLASPETAWIALHLAAVVAQHYRRMERWDFLLPEVQEAFYGGKRKALMPFLRQTLLDLVALDDSETMRLLTQRIWTMAEEGGYVQEDVDIRRAWKLPVGIHRYRYVPRPRYSISWLGGSANRI; translated from the coding sequence GTGAAAATATATATTCGCCATGAAGCAAATTCAAGCGTATTGGAGTTGACGCGCCGGTTGTCTGCTCGCGGGGTCAACGTGACCGCTGGCCGGCAGGGGCCGGAAGAACCGGTCGACTGGTGGATCGAATGGGGGGCAGGGAGGGAGAGTCATTCGGCAGTCGCCCAGCGGCTGTTCAATGTGCGGGCGGTCGCTTCCCCGGCGACCGATTTTGATACGGTAGAAAAGGTGCTGCAAAAAAATCACCTGCAGGCGTTGCTCGGGGAGGATTCCAGCCGGTGGCCTTTCTCCGCCTGGCCGAAAGAATACCTCATCTATCTATGGGATAGCCGTGTTGTTGCCGTTCAGCGTAAGGTCTTGATTACACAGCAGCTGCGTGATCTACTGCCTAACAAATCGGTGGCGCCTGCCTTTCATTGGGTCGAACAGTTGACGCCCTGGGAAGAGGAACGGATGGTCAGCACAGCCATCCGGGCGCTGCACTGTCTGAGTATTGATTTTGGCAGAGTCCACCTGGGTGTCAACCGTTCTCGCGGCCCCATCATCCTCGGCATCGACCCTGCGCCTGTGGTCCGCAAGAGGCTGGCCCAGGCTTACGCCGAAGCGATCGCAACGTCCGTCCGGGAGTGGCAGGAAAAGTCCTCTGTGACTATCGGCTCAGATCCCGAGTTTATGCTCTCCCTCGTTCCCGGTCGGCGCATGGTGCCGGCCTCCCGGTTTTTTCCGCGCACGGGGACGGTCGGTTGCGACAATCGACGAGCTTTCGGGGCGTCTGACGACTTACCCTTGGCTGAAGTCCGCCCGGCGCCAGCAGAAAACGCCGTTGAGGCGCTTCGGCAGTTGCGTAATGTCCTCAATGAGGCGAACCGTCTCTGTCCCTATGCCAACATCGCCTGGGTGACCGGATCAGAACCCTATCCCGGTTATCCGACAGGCGGTCATATCCATTTCGGCGGACTACAGCCGAACAGCCGTCTCATTCGCGCCCTCGATCAATACCTGGCATTGCCGCTGCTGTATTTGGAAAACCCGGAGACGGCTGCCCGGCGCCGCCAGTTCTACGGCGCTCTCGGCGATTTCCGGGTGAAACCTCATGGTTTTGAATATCGTACCCCGGGATCATGGCTGGCTTCTCCGGAGACAGCTTGGATCGCCTTGCACCTGGCCGCTGTTGTGGCTCAGCACTATCGGAGGATGGAGCGGTGGGACTTCCTGCTGCCCGAGGTGCAAGAGGCGTTTTACGGCGGGAAGCGAAAGGCGCTCATGCCCTTTTTGCGGCAGACACTGCTCGATTTGGTCGCCCTTGACGATTCAGAAACAATGCGCCTCCTGACTCAGCGAATCTGGACGATGGCTGAAGAAGGGGGCTATGTCCAGGAGGACGTTGATATCCGCCGCGCTTGGAAACTGCCCGTCGGGATCCATCGCTACCGCTATGTCCCCCGTCCCCGCTACAGCATCTCCTGGCTTGGCGGCAGCGCCAACCGGATCTAA
- a CDS encoding YheC/YheD family protein: MTGPYVGILAAGEGSKTAPFGRWSPAIAETVNALRLRGINAVAVAVDDLGQKGYVRVWRPGVGRRWHGEHKAAPKILYNRILNRSWERRPAVQSRLRALTQQGDVLFNPGYLSKAVLYRTLSGSAVAEYLPETSLQPSPSDVLAMLAHRSCLYLKPVDSCGGEGIFRIRQNGPAWQVTEARKKIALTSSLHDRQELLAWLDSLLNQRDYLCQQALSLDHIDGRPYDFRVLVQKDGRGRWTYVDAGIRLAAPGHVVTHRPNGGKILRREQLLRLRFDRFRWKAIESEIATAAIAAARALEAGSGEHFGILTLDMGLEQRGERLWLLEINAKPGRFDEPWIQRKSDYLLASYLRYLAVRRGEFCENIYSP, from the coding sequence ATGACAGGGCCTTATGTTGGGATTCTGGCTGCCGGCGAAGGGTCGAAAACTGCACCTTTTGGCCGGTGGTCGCCAGCGATCGCCGAAACAGTGAATGCCTTGCGCCTGCGGGGGATTAATGCCGTCGCCGTGGCTGTTGATGACCTGGGACAGAAAGGGTACGTGAGGGTCTGGCGGCCGGGGGTGGGACGGCGTTGGCATGGAGAACACAAGGCAGCGCCAAAAATTCTCTACAACCGTATCCTCAACCGCAGTTGGGAGCGACGGCCTGCGGTGCAGTCACGCCTGCGCGCTTTAACGCAGCAGGGGGATGTCCTTTTCAATCCGGGCTACCTGTCAAAGGCTGTTCTCTACCGTACCTTATCGGGCAGCGCAGTTGCTGAGTACCTGCCGGAAACGTCACTGCAGCCGTCGCCTTCAGACGTGCTGGCCATGTTGGCGCACCGATCCTGCTTGTATCTGAAACCAGTTGACAGCTGCGGCGGCGAAGGGATCTTTCGGATCCGTCAGAACGGTCCCGCCTGGCAGGTGACGGAGGCCCGCAAGAAGATCGCTCTCACGTCTTCCCTCCACGATAGACAGGAACTGCTGGCTTGGCTTGATAGTCTGCTAAACCAACGCGACTACCTGTGCCAGCAGGCCTTGTCGCTTGATCACATTGATGGCCGGCCCTATGACTTTCGTGTCCTCGTCCAAAAAGACGGTCGAGGCCGATGGACTTATGTCGATGCCGGCATCCGGCTGGCTGCGCCTGGTCACGTGGTTACCCACCGTCCCAACGGAGGGAAGATCCTTCGCCGGGAGCAGCTGCTGCGCCTCCGGTTCGACCGCTTTCGTTGGAAAGCCATCGAATCAGAAATCGCGACAGCGGCCATTGCGGCAGCCCGTGCGCTCGAAGCCGGCAGTGGAGAGCACTTTGGGATTTTGACATTGGATATGGGTCTAGAACAGAGGGGCGAACGTTTATGGCTTCTGGAGATCAATGCCAAGCCGGGACGTTTTGACGAACCTTGGATTCAACGGAAAAGCGACTATCTGTTGGCATCGTACCTCAGATATCTGGCGGTTCGGAGGGGGGAGTTTTGTGAAAATATATATTCGCCATGA
- a CDS encoding YheC/YheD family protein: MGTIYLTAHQAGTIGVEAGKAVLIRAGVLSRQATVRIVSAEGQSQLAPGVLSGLHWPADLPYQLTYSKEEQAFVAGPLLGIFSYRYPNKSYLWSSHLKETQRYARDMGVIAVVFSPQDIDWEERTVTGVILVGDEWRKKTFPVPRVVYNRIPSRKVENLPEVIECKNRLFEIPGLILFNPRYLDKWETHRLLQQHAAVRSLLPETRLLQKAEDIWPLLKEHRVVYIKPIHGTQGYGIYRIGLHPSGGYSWINCQSAVTLGLAYTRNAIEAKIKGLLERTAFVAQQGLRLALIDGAPFDIRLLAQKDGRGKWGITKAFGRIAPPGKFTSNLSQGGKAMGILNTLKAASLPSKRKRSTILRELQRWGGALPRILEESAGLTLGELGLDMAIDRSGKVWLLEINAKPFKRLDEGEGDPRLVRLSLERPIAYGRFLDGFEDGGRDSAP; the protein is encoded by the coding sequence ATGGGCACCATCTACCTGACGGCCCACCAGGCCGGGACAATCGGCGTCGAAGCGGGGAAAGCAGTCCTCATCCGCGCCGGCGTGCTTTCCCGGCAGGCGACTGTCCGTATTGTTTCAGCCGAAGGGCAGTCTCAGCTCGCTCCGGGCGTGCTGTCCGGCCTGCACTGGCCTGCCGATCTACCCTATCAACTCACCTACTCGAAGGAGGAGCAGGCTTTTGTCGCAGGTCCTCTGCTTGGTATTTTCTCTTACCGTTATCCAAACAAATCCTACCTCTGGTCGTCTCACCTTAAAGAAACCCAGCGCTACGCCCGTGACATGGGCGTGATTGCCGTCGTTTTTAGTCCTCAGGATATTGATTGGGAGGAGCGGACGGTGACAGGCGTCATCCTCGTCGGTGATGAGTGGCGCAAGAAGACCTTCCCCGTCCCCCGGGTCGTTTATAACCGAATTCCTTCGCGAAAGGTAGAGAATCTGCCGGAGGTCATCGAATGCAAAAATCGTCTGTTCGAAATACCGGGCTTGATTCTCTTTAATCCCCGCTACCTCGACAAGTGGGAGACCCACCGTCTGCTCCAGCAGCATGCCGCTGTCCGGTCGCTTCTGCCGGAAACGCGCCTGTTGCAGAAAGCGGAGGATATCTGGCCCTTGCTGAAAGAACACCGTGTCGTCTATATCAAACCGATCCATGGGACCCAGGGATACGGCATCTATCGGATCGGCCTTCACCCGTCAGGAGGGTACTCCTGGATCAACTGTCAATCAGCAGTCACCCTGGGCTTGGCGTACACGCGAAACGCGATTGAAGCCAAGATCAAAGGCCTCCTTGAACGAACTGCCTTTGTGGCACAGCAGGGGTTGCGCCTGGCCTTGATCGATGGGGCGCCCTTCGACATCCGCCTGCTGGCGCAGAAAGACGGGCGAGGGAAATGGGGGATCACTAAGGCGTTCGGCCGGATCGCTCCACCGGGCAAATTCACCTCTAACCTCAGCCAAGGCGGAAAAGCGATGGGCATCCTCAATACTTTGAAAGCCGCCTCGTTGCCGTCGAAGCGAAAACGGTCGACCATCCTCAGAGAATTGCAGCGATGGGGGGGAGCACTGCCCCGTATCTTGGAGGAGAGTGCCGGATTGACGCTGGGTGAATTGGGACTGGACATGGCCATTGATCGAAGCGGCAAGGTCTGGTTGTTGGAAATCAACGCCAAACCCTTCAAAAGGCTCGATGAAGGGGAGGGGGATCCGCGGCTCGTCCGTCTTTCCCTGGAGCGGCCCATTGCCTATGGGCGCTTCTTGGACGGATTTGAGGATGGAGGAAGGGACAGCGCACCATGA
- a CDS encoding YheC/YheD family protein, translating into MAKTMDITLVVFPPNYVDWQRCQVKGYVYDSRRQRWILRRTPIPDVVYDRYIPHDLQAASCRRAFQLRGIPIFNPPFGGKYGVYRRLLHDPAIAPHLPETRLLTGERGWSSKLAAWRKVYLKPDKGSKGKGIIRMSLAGEEEVVLEPTGGQRQHLRRKAAWRWLKSRTLGQRYLIQRAIEPARWKGRIYDLRVLVQRGKRGQWEVTGGSARVAGNGITCNLHTGASAAPLSEALAESGVNVTAEQVFALSLRIAHALSRHYPGLAELGLDFLVDREGRVWFLEANSRPGRGIFSRIGDLQGRLTAVRRPLEYARYLAGKEAG; encoded by the coding sequence TTGGCGAAGACAATGGATATCACCCTGGTCGTTTTCCCGCCAAACTATGTCGACTGGCAGCGCTGTCAAGTGAAAGGGTATGTCTATGACAGCCGGAGACAGCGCTGGATTCTGCGACGAACGCCCATCCCGGATGTCGTCTATGACCGCTATATCCCCCATGATTTGCAAGCAGCCTCTTGCAGGCGGGCCTTTCAGCTGCGGGGAATTCCCATCTTCAATCCCCCCTTCGGTGGCAAATACGGCGTCTACCGGCGTCTGCTCCATGATCCGGCTATCGCTCCCCACCTGCCGGAAACGCGATTGCTCACGGGAGAGCGGGGGTGGTCGTCCAAGTTGGCAGCGTGGCGGAAGGTGTACCTCAAACCGGACAAGGGGTCAAAAGGCAAGGGGATCATCCGCATGTCCCTAGCCGGAGAAGAAGAGGTTGTCCTTGAGCCGACGGGCGGGCAGAGACAGCACTTGCGACGCAAGGCAGCCTGGCGGTGGCTCAAGAGCCGGACGTTAGGGCAGCGCTACCTGATCCAGCGGGCCATCGAACCGGCTCGCTGGAAGGGTCGCATCTATGACCTGCGCGTCCTGGTCCAGCGGGGGAAGCGCGGGCAATGGGAGGTCACTGGGGGCAGCGCACGGGTGGCGGGTAATGGGATCACCTGCAACCTGCACACCGGCGCCAGCGCCGCGCCGCTTTCGGAGGCGCTGGCGGAGAGTGGCGTTAATGTGACGGCGGAACAGGTTTTTGCGCTGTCCCTGCGCATCGCCCACGCCCTGTCCCGCCACTACCCGGGACTGGCAGAACTAGGCCTTGACTTCCTGGTTGATCGCGAAGGCAGGGTATGGTTTTTAGAAGCCAATTCACGCCCCGGGCGGGGCATCTTCAGTCGCATCGGCGACTTGCAAGGGCGCCTCACGGCGGTCCGCCGACCCTTGGAATATGCGCGGTATCTGGCAGGGAAAGAGGCCGGGTGA
- a CDS encoding ComEA family DNA-binding protein produces MMENPKRLFAILGGLLVLLVIGMGLQGTKLYSQTSAEKKILPAARANVSGGEQGINRNGTKAEKEIAVHVTGAVSKPGVYRLPAGSRVEDAVRMAEPLPDADVDGINRAASLTDGRQIIVPSRQGGSGEGNNRATAAAGSGQGLIKSGGSSSKQAGASALININQADAAELDRLPGVGPSTAQKIIQYRETKGPFQCIEDLQNVPGIGPKKFADLKEMITVD; encoded by the coding sequence ATGATGGAGAATCCGAAACGATTATTTGCGATTCTCGGCGGGTTGCTGGTGTTATTGGTGATCGGTATGGGGCTTCAAGGGACAAAGCTCTATTCGCAAACGTCGGCGGAAAAGAAAATCCTTCCGGCGGCAAGGGCGAATGTTTCCGGTGGGGAGCAGGGGATAAATCGGAACGGGACAAAAGCAGAGAAGGAGATAGCCGTTCATGTCACCGGAGCCGTCAGTAAACCGGGCGTCTACCGCCTGCCCGCAGGGAGTCGTGTGGAAGACGCCGTCCGGATGGCAGAACCTCTTCCCGACGCCGATGTGGATGGGATCAACCGGGCAGCGTCTTTGACAGACGGTCGCCAGATCATTGTCCCCTCTCGACAGGGGGGAAGCGGTGAGGGGAACAATCGGGCGACTGCTGCCGCCGGATCCGGACAAGGGTTGATAAAGAGCGGGGGGAGTTCGTCGAAACAGGCCGGCGCGAGCGCTTTAATCAACATCAACCAAGCAGATGCGGCCGAGTTGGACCGATTGCCCGGTGTGGGTCCTTCGACAGCCCAGAAGATCATCCAATACCGGGAGACAAAGGGCCCCTTCCAGTGCATAGAGGACCTGCAAAATGTCCCCGGAATTGGTCCGAAAAAGTTCGCCGACTTAAAGGAGATGATCACTGTAGATTGA
- a CDS encoding STAS domain-containing protein, which yields MALIQEIHSSNNQVSVTLAGSILVTDAAELREKLLKYADKEGVQFHIDMQRVEFIDSSGLGVLVTVLKRSRQKGGDVIIKGIHGVVKEVFELTRLNRVFQIQS from the coding sequence ATGGCCTTGATTCAGGAAATTCATTCATCTAACAACCAGGTATCTGTAACGCTGGCGGGAAGCATTCTCGTCACTGATGCTGCGGAACTGCGGGAAAAGCTGCTCAAATATGCAGATAAGGAGGGTGTTCAGTTTCATATCGATATGCAGCGCGTTGAGTTTATCGATAGTTCCGGTCTGGGCGTTCTAGTGACTGTATTGAAGCGAAGTCGACAAAAGGGCGGCGACGTCATCATCAAAGGAATCCACGGTGTTGTCAAAGAGGTCTTTGAATTGACACGCTTAAATCGTGTCTTCCAAATCCAGTCTTAA